In Trifolium pratense cultivar HEN17-A07 linkage group LG7, ARS_RC_1.1, whole genome shotgun sequence, a genomic segment contains:
- the LOC123898087 gene encoding FT-interacting protein 3, producing MQRPPPEDFLLKETKPHLGGGKISGDKLTSTYDLVEQMQYLYVRVVKAKDLPSKDVTGSCDPYAEVKLGNYKGTTRHFEKKTNPEWNQVFAFSKDRLQASMLEVTVKDKDVVKDDFIGRVWFDLNEVPKRVPPDSPLAPQWYRLEDRKGDKVKGELMLAVWMGTQADEAFPEAWHSDAATVSGVDALANIRSKVYLSPKLWYLRVNVIEAQDLQPTDKGRYPEVFVKAILGNQALRTRISQSRTINPLWNEDLMFVAAEPFEEPLILSVEDRVAPNKEEVLGRCAIPLQFMDRRLDHKPVNTRWFNLEKHIIVEGEKKKEIKFASRIHMRVCLEGGYHVLDESTHYSSDLRPTAKQLWKSGIGVLEVGILSAQGLMPMKNKDGRGTTDAYCVAKYGQKWIRTRTIIDSFMPRWNEQYTWEVFDPCTVITIGVFDNCHLHGPEKAGGAKDSRIGKVRIRLSTLETDRVYTHSYPLLVLHPNGVKKMGEIQLAVRFTCSSLLNMMHMYSLPLLPKMHYIHPLTVSQLDSLRHQATQIVSMRLSRAEPPLRKEVVEYMLDVGSHMWSMRRSKANFFRIMGVLSGLIAVGKWFDQICNWKNPITTVLIHILFIILVMYPELILPTVFLYLFLIGIWHYRWRPRHPPNMDTRLSHADSAHPDELDEEFDTFPTSRPSDIVRMRYDRLRSIAGRIQTVVGDLATQGERLQSLLSWRDPRATALFVIFCFIAASVLYVTPFQVVALLSGIYVLRHPRFRHKLPSVPLNFFRRLPARTDCML from the coding sequence ATGCAGAGGCCACCACCCGAAGATTTTCTGTTGAAAGAGACCAAACCCCATCTTGGAGGGGGAAAAATCTCTGGTGACAAACTAACCAGCACCTATGACCTGGTTGAGCAAATGCAATACCTTTATGTGAGGGTTGTTAAGGCTAAGGATTTGCCTTCAAAGGATGTAACTGGCAGTTGTGATCCTTATGCCGAAGTTAAGCTCGGGAACTATAAAGGAACCACTCGGCATTTCGAGAAGAAAACCAATCCTGAATGGAATCAGGTTTTTGCTTTCTCAAAGGACCGGCTTCAGGCCTCGATGTTGGAGGTTACTGTGAAAGATAAGGATGTTGTGAAGGATGACTTCATTGGTCGTGTGTGGTTTGATTTGAATGAGGTCCCGAAACGGGTTCCCCCGGATAGTCCGTTGGCTCCGCAATGGTATAGGTTGGAGGATAGAAAGGGTGATAAGGTTAAGGGAGAACTGATGCTGGCTGTTTGGATGGGTACACAGGCTGATGAAGCATTTCCCGAAGCTTGGCACTCGGATGCCGCGACTGTTAGTGGGGTCGATGCTCTTGCAAATATTAGGTCGAAAGTTTATTTGTCTCCTAAGCTTTGGTATTTGAGGGTCAATGTGATAGAAGCACAGGACTTGCAGCCAACTGATAAGGGTAGATATCCGGAAGTTTTCGTGAAGGCTATTTTGGGGAATCAGGCATTGAGGACTAGAATCTCTCAGAGCAGGACTATCAATCCATTATGGAACGAGGATCTGATGTTTGTTGCTGCAGAACCGTTCGAGGAGCCGCTGATTTTGAGTGTGGAAGACAGAGTTGCTCCGAACAAGGAAGAAGTACTGGGGAGGTGTGCAATTCCTTTGCAGTTTATGGATCGGAGACTAGATCACAAACCGGTGAATACTAGGTGGTTTAATCTTGAAAAACATATTATTGTAGAAGgcgaaaagaagaaagaaatcaaaTTTGCAAGTAGGATTCATATGAGAGTCTGTCTAGAAGGTGGTTATCATGTTTTGGACGAATCAACTCACTACAGCAGCGATCTTCGACCAACGGCGAAACAGCTTTGGAAATCTGGAATCGGTGTTCTTGAAGTGGGGATATTGAGTGCACAGGGTTTGATGCCAATGAAAAATAAAGACGGGAGGGGGACTACAGATGCCTATTGTGTAGCGAAATACGGACAGAAGTGGATCCGAACAAGGACAATCATTGATAGCTTTATGCCGAGGTGGAATGAGCAATATACTTGGGAGGTTTTTGATCCTTGCACTGTCATAACAATTggtgtatttgataattgtcattTGCATGGTCCTGAAAAGGCTGGAGGGGCAAAAGATTCAAGAATCGGTAAGGTAAGGATTCGTCTCTCGACACTCGAGACTGATCGGGTGTATACACATTCCTATCCACTTCTAGTTCTTCACCCTAATGGTGTGAAGAAAATGGGTGAAATTCAACTGGCTGTGAGGTTCACTTGTTCTTCTTTGCTCAATATGATGCATATGTATTCACTGCCGTTGTTGCCAAAGATGCATTATATACACCCGTTGACTGTTAGCCAGCTTGACAGTTTGAGGCATCAAGCTACTCAGATAGTTTCAATGAGGCTGAGTCGTGCTGAGCCGCCGCTGAGAAAGGAGGTAGTCGAGTACATGCTCGACGTCGGTTCCCATATGTGGAGTATGAGAAGAAGCAAAGCTAATTTCTTCCGAATCATGGGAGTATTGAGTGGACTAATTGCTGTCGGAAAATGGTTTGATCAGATATGCAATTGGAAAAATCCAATTACAACTGTTCTGATTCATATCTTGTTTATAATACTGGTCATGTACCCTGAACTTATCTTACCAACAGTTTTCCTTTACCTCTTCCTGATTGGAATTTGGCACTATAGATGGAGGCCAAGACACCCTCCTAACATGGACACTCGGCTCTCTCATGCTGATTCGGCGCATCCTGATGAACTCGATGAAGAATTCGACACATTCCCGACTTCGCGGCCTTCTGACATTGTTCGGATGAGATATGATCGGCTTAGAAGCATAGCTGGTCGGATACAAACTGTGGTTGGTGACTTGGCTACTCAAGGGGAAAGGTTGCAGTCTTTGCTGAGCTGGCGTGATCCGAGAGCTACGGCATTGTTCGTGATTTTCTGTTTTATTGCTGCTTCTGTACTTTATGTAACTCCATTCCAAGTTGTGGCCCTTCTGTCTGGAATTTATGTGCTAAGACACCCGAGGTTTCGTCATAAGCTTCCATCGGTGCCGCTTAATTTCTTCAGGAGGCTGCCTGCAAGAACTGATTGCATGCTTTGA